The following proteins come from a genomic window of Plectropomus leopardus isolate mb chromosome 11, YSFRI_Pleo_2.0, whole genome shotgun sequence:
- the lingo1a gene encoding leucine-rich repeat and immunoglobulin-like domain-containing nogo receptor-interacting protein 1: MAAGEATGHSYLVACWQPILILMLGTVLSGSTTGCPSRCECNVQERSVMCHRKKLMTVPEGIPAETKLLDLSKNRIRTINPDEFATFANLEHLELSENTISTIEPGAFNNLYGLRTLGLRSNKLKLIQLGVFTGLSNLTQLDISENKIVILLDYMFQDLYNLRSLEVGDNDLVFISHRAFHGLSSLEHLSLEKCNLSSVPTEAFTHLHSLITLRLRHLNINVIRDYSFKRLYRLKVLEIANWPYLDTMTPNCLYGLNLTSLTIANANLTTIPYVALRHLVYLRFLNLSYNPIHTIEGNKLHDLLRLQEFHLVGGRLAMIEPYSFRGLNYLKILNVSGNSLSTLEESAFHSVGNLETLALYDNPLACDCRLLWVFRRRWRLNFNRQQPTCASPEFVQGKEFKDFPDVLQPNYFTCRKSRIRDRKPQQKFVDEGAIVHFACQADGDPAPVIMWLSPQKKFITTKTIGRLSVLPDGTLEVRYAQIQDNGTYVCIASNAGGNDTSLAHLHIHSYSPDWPHQPNKTFAFISNQPTETGANGTRANAPFPFDIKTLIIATTMGFISFLGVVLFCLVLLFLWSRGKGNTKHNIEIEYVPRKSDAGMSSSTVDAPRKFNMKMI; this comes from the coding sequence ATGGCGGCCGGGGAAGCGACTGGGCACAGCTACCTGGTGGCTTGCTGGCAGCCCATTCTGATCTTGATGCTGGGCACCGTGCTGTCTGGCTCCACTACAGGCTGTCCATCCCGCTGTGAGTGCAATGTTCAAGAGCGCTCTGTGATGTGCCACCGCAAGAAGCTCATGACAGTTCCCGAGGGCATTCCTGCAGAAACGAAACTGCTGGACCTCAGCAAGAACCGCATCAGAACCATCAACCCAGACGAGTTTGCCACCTTTGCCAACCTTGAACACCTGGAGCTCAGTGAAAACACGATCTCTACTATTGAACCCGGAGCATTCAACAACCTTTACGGCTTGCGGACATTGGGGCTGCGTAGCAACAAGCTTAAGCTGATCCAGCTCGGTGTCTTCACAGGCCTGAGCAATCTCACGCAGCTGGACATAAGTGAGAACAAGATTGTCATCCTGTTGGACTACATGTTCCAGGATTTGTACAACCTTCGGTCTTTAGAGGTGGGTGACAACGACCTGGTTTTCATCTCCCACCGGGCTTTTCATGGCCTAAGTAGCCTTGAGCACCTGAGTCTTGAGAAGTGCAACTTGTCCTCTGTGCCAACAGAGGCTTTTACCCACCTTCACAGTTTGATCACTCTCAGGCTGCGCCACCTTAATATCAATGTCATACGGGATTACTCCTTTAAACGGCTCTATCGCCTCAAAGTGTTGGAAATAGCCAACTGGCCATATCTGGATACGATGACCCCAAATTGCTTGTATGGATTAAATCTCACCTCCCTGACCATTGCAAATGCCAACCTAACCACGATTCCCTATGTAGCCCTGCGGCACTTGGTTTACTTGCGCTTTCTTAATCTTTCATACAATCCTATCCATACCATTGAGGGGAATAAGCTCCATGATCTTCTGCGTCTACAGGAATTTCACTTGGTAGGAGGTAGACTGGCAATGATTGAGCCCTACTCTTTCCGCGGTCTAAACTACCTGAAGATTCTAAACGTGTCTGGAAACTCTCTTAGTACTTTAGAGGAGTCGGCTTTCCATTCAGTTGGCAACCTGGAAACCCTTGCCCTGTATGATAATCCCCTGGCCTGCGACTGCCGACTGTTATGGGTTTTCCGACGACGCTGGAGACTGAACTTCAACAGGCAACAGCCTACCTGTGCCTCCCCTGAGTTTGTCCAAGGCAAAGAATTCAAAGACTTCCCGGATGTTCTGCAGCCCAACTACTTCACGTGCCGCAAGTCGAGGATTAGGGATCGCAAGCCCCAGCAGAAATTTGTTGATGAGGGAGCCATTGTTCATTTTGCTTGCCAAGCAGATGGAGATCCTGCTCCAGTGATTATGTGGCTATCCCCGCAGAAAAAGTTTATCACCACCAAAACAATTGGAAGGCTCTCCGTGTTGCCAGACGGTACCCTCGAGGTTCGCTATGCCCAGATTCAAGACAATGGCACATACGTGTGTATAGCAAGCAATGCAGGCGGAAATGACACCTCTCTTGCTCACCTGCACATTCACAGCTACTCGCCTGACTGGCCCCACCAACCCAACAAGACGTTTGCCTTCATCTCCAACCAGCCCACAGAAACTGGTGCTAACGGTACAAGAGCCAATGCCCCTTTCCCCTTTGATATAAAGACGTTGATCATTGCGACCACAAtgggctttatttcttttctcgGTGTCGTCTTGTTTTGCTTGGTACTGCTCTTCCTTTGGAGCAGAGGTAAAGGCAACACTAAGCACAACATCGAGATCGAGTACGTGCCACGGAAATCGGACGCTGGCatgagcagcagcacagtggaTGCTCCTCGCAAGTTtaacatgaaaatgatttaa